The genomic stretch CAATACAACAAAAACTTCATACAAACCTAAAACAAAAGAAGAAGCCGTTAATTTATCATATGTTCTAATTAAAAATGGACATAATCTTGATTTTGGATTAACACAAATTAATTTAATAAATGCTAAAAAATTTAAATTAACTCTAAATAAAATTTTCGACCCATGTGAAAATATAAGACATGGAGCAAAAATTTTTACACAAGCATTTATAAATGCTTCAAAAGTTACTAATAATGAACAATATGCTTTATTAAAGGCTTTTTCAACATACAATACAGGAAACCCACATAAAGGATTTAAAAATGGATACGTAGATAAAATCATAGAAAACGCCTCAAAAATTAATGTAACAAACATTGAATAAATTTAATCTCACTTTTTAATCGGCTCTAAAATTATGTCTTTACTAACCATAATATTGAATTCATATCCTGGTCTGATAACTATTGTAGGTTGAATATTCATGTTTTTTTGTACAACTTGCCCACTTATAGTAGCAATTTGTGTGCCCATTTGACCTGCAATTGTTTGACCAACTTGCTGTTGAGTAGAAGGGTAAGTACCATTGTTTTGATTATTAGGTTGAGATAATTGCGCTCCAGCACCAATAATTGACATCAAAATTGCACCCGACATTAAACTTGCAAAATGATTGTCTATTTGGTCTTCAAATCCCGAATATCCTTCTTTGTCTGTGCCATTCATGCCTTTTAGGGAAATACTGGAACCGTCAGTAAAAATTAATCTATCCCATTGCATTAACAATCTCTTTTGGCCATAAGCAACTTTTGATTCGTATTTTCCAAATATTTTTGTTCCTTTAGGTACTAATAGAAAATTACCGGAAACTGAGTCATAAACATTTTGCCGAACTATTGCTGTTGCGTAACCAGGAAGCTCGCTATTAAGACCAGTTTGTAAAGTAGCTGGAATAACTGAACCTGAGATAATTTCAAAAGGCGATTTAGCAGACTTTTTTTTACTTCCTAGATAAATTTCACTATCTTCAAGATTTTGTATAGATTTTTCAGCATTTAATTGCTGATTAATTTTATCAATTTCTGTATCAGACTCCCTAGCCTTTTTTTCACTTTGTTTATCAATCGTTGAAATTTCTTGATCGCCAATATTTTTTTGAACTGTAACTTGACTATCTGTTACTTCACTATTTTGATTTGAAACTTGAGTTGTTGGATACTTTGGTTCTTGGTTTTGACCAATGTAATTTGGCATATTATCCCATTGTGTAGGGGTATTTGATACAGGAGTATTCATTGCATCAGAATTAATATCCTTTTTTTTCTGCTCACTTTCCTCTAATTGTTTTGTTGCAAAATAATTAGATCCTGCTGCAATACCAAGGAAACCAATTCCACCAGCAACAATAAATGCTATTGTTATTTTTCCTCTATTTGTAACTACATTTGGTTTATGAAATATTTTATTTTTATCGTCTTGTGTATTATTCATGTATTTATCCTTATTTTTCATTGCTAAAAATGCGAGAAATAATTCCAACAGTTCCGACTTTAGTAAAAATTACTTTTTTTTGATTTAAACCAACTCCCTGAATCAATTGTCCTTTATTTAATGAAACATCAACAACAATCCAATTATTTAAAATTCTATAATTGACTTGCGCTTGTGTACCATCATTATCCAAAGAATAAACAGTTGGCATATCAGGGGAGTGGAAAAATTTTTCAGGTAATTTAATAAATGTTTTTTTACCGTCAGTTCTAATTTCTTCAGGTGTCCATGAAGTAGAATCACCTCTTATTTTATAATTTGATAATGATTTTTCAGGTATATCACTAAATACTGTTACTAATTTATTTTCTTCTTGAGGATAATTAAAAGCAATTTTTGAAAAATATTTTTTCTTTACACTTTTTAACTGAATATTATATTGACGCTTATCAGTAAAAATTATCATGTTAGATTTTAATTTATTTTCTTTTGGTTTTAATAAAATATGAGCACTTGTATCAGAAGTTGTAGAATTATTAACCTTTACAATCCAACGTTCAGAATCGCCAATCTGAATATTTGAAATGACTTCTCCTTTTTCTAATTCTATGTCACATATCTGTAAAACAGAACAAATTATAGAGGCTTCTCCAACGCCAAAAGAATAATAAACAGTACCATTTTTAATATAAGGTTTTGACTTTTCTATTTTTCTATATCTATCAAGATCATTTAAGTACATATCCTCAATATTATCTTCATTACTAGAATTATTTTTTCTATTTTTAATTTTTTTAACATTTATTGCAGGAACGATTACTGCTTTATCTTTATTAATTCCTTTTTGTATTTCTTTAGCCTCATTTTCTTTTTTATCTAACTCCTTTTTTTGGTCTTCTAATATTTTTTTCATGTAAGGAGCAATTTGTTCTGGAATATCTGTACTAACATTTTTTTGTTCTTGAGCTATTGATAATCTAGGAATGCAAAATATTACTATAATTAATATTGTATTTTTGTTTTTCACAATTCACCTCTTTTACTTAATAAACTTGAGACCAAGAAATTGATTTTATTAATAAACCTGTAGGATTTTTTAGATAATCAGGTTCAGTATTTATTGTGTTTTTTCCAATATTTAATATTGCAGTCCACTTTACAGATCCTATTTGCATACCATTTTTACTTGCAATTTCAGTCCAATTTATTTGCCATGAATCAGAACCAGTTAAAGGCAAAACTGAATCAATTTGAACTGAAATACTCATAATTTGAGCTGTCTTATCTGGAGGTGTTTTTATCCAATAATCTTGGACAGTATTAAAAGCATTTTGTGAGCAATAAACACGAACCCTTTCCATCATTATTTTTTTTAATTTTCCATCAGTCGTTATTGTTCTAATGTCTGTTATGAATTGAGATAATTGATAAATAACAATAGCATTATCAATTTTTGTATTTGCATCAACACGTTCTATTTGAATAGGTTGGCCTTGGTTTGTTACTTTAACGATGTATGGAATAAATTTTGGTTTAAAAGCTATTATTACAAGACTAATAATACATATAATATTTGCTAATACAGAAAATATAGACGTTATTTGCCATATTTTCTTATCTCTAATTAATGATCCATATCTTTCATTCCATTCAAATTTTGCTTGAACATACGGCATATAAGGGTTTTCATTATCATTTTTTTTATCAATACCAAGCATAAGTTTACCTCTAAAAATATTAATTAACTCTTATTTTTCGCATTAAAAAATCCTGTTTTTCCATTTGAAGAATTTGATGTGGAAGATTTAAAAAATCCATTGTCTGATTTTGGAGGTGCCGCTGGAGTTGGTGGAGGCGGAGGCGGTGGTGCTTTTGCAGTAAAAGGAGATGATTTTATATTCTCTTCGTGCATTTTCATTGCTTTATCTGCAATATTATTAGCTGACTTATCCATCGCATCACTGATATTTTCTGCTGCTGTTGAAACAGTGTGCATAGCGGCTTTAGCTGCTGCTCTAGGAGCATTAGGTTGAAGATTTGTAGACTTGTCAGAGGCCATATTTGCTTTAAAAGCATTACCAAATGATCTTCCAGCAGCATGAGCATGCCCAGCACCTTTTGCAGCAGCGCTACCAATCATTTTCCCAGCAGAAGAAGCAAATCCCGCTAACCCTCCGCCTAAAACCTTTCCCCCAAGACCTCCACCACCACCAGCTCCTCCTCCAACAGCAAGCTTTGTCATTCCAGCAGCTAAACCAGCAATAGCGGCTGCTGAATCTGAACCACTTGAAGCGCTCATCCCACTTATAAAACCATTCGCAATTTGTGGAATTCTTTTGACTATGGTTGAATATGTTAAAAATGTTGCGCTTATAATTAAAAGTGAATATAAATTTCCACATATATTATTTGATTTATTAATTAAATTTAATATTTCATCGCTAATATTTATACCAACTGAAATTACTAAATATGAAAAGAATAATTTTACACCAATATTAAATGAATATTTTAAATATCCAAAAGCATATTGTTTAGTGAATTGCGAGCCAGCAAATGCAAGAAAAAAACATCCCCCAAACATTAAAAGATACGCTTCAAGTTTTGTTATAAGCAATTCCCAAGCTATTGATAAAAAACAATACATTAAAACTATAATTGTGAAGGCAAGCATTAATGAAGTAAATGGAGACATGAAGGTTGCTTTATCTGAATCGCTTATTATTGCCGAAATGATAGAAAGCCCAGAATCTACAATTCCAGTTGGACTAAGACGATTTAAATTTGCAATTTTTGCTCCAGCAATTTCAAATGAAGCTAATATTCCTGTGTTCGGGTCTGTTAAATAAGGTAACCATTGCATCAAACTTACAAATCCACCTAAAAAAATAACTTTATATATAAAGCCATTTAATATTTGTTTGATATCATCCTTTTTTAGGACACAGTTAATTCCAAAAATAATTACATCAATTATGGCTAAGTATAAAAATAATGTCATTGCCATATTTTCCGCTTTTGCCTGCCATGTTCTTGCGATATTAAAAAAAGTATCATGTATACCATCAAATACTCTAAAAAAATCATTTGCGGTTGCTTGTGTAGAACTTTGAGCAAGAATATATTTAAAAGAACATAAGGCAATAACTATTACTAAATATTTTATAATTCTCATGATCAAAATCCCCATATAAATACTGCTTTTTTATTAATATTATTTAATTTTATAATGCCAATATACCTTGAAT from Silvanigrella aquatica encodes the following:
- a CDS encoding lytic transglycosylase domain-containing protein codes for the protein MIDLISLVKECSTNIAPETMLTIIRTESSGNHLTVNDNTTKTSYKPKTKEEAVNLSYVLIKNGHNLDFGLTQINLINAKKFKLTLNKIFDPCENIRHGAKIFTQAFINASKVTNNEQYALLKAFSTYNTGNPHKGFKNGYVDKIIENASKINVTNIE
- a CDS encoding TrbI/VirB10 family protein, which gives rise to MNNTQDDKNKIFHKPNVVTNRGKITIAFIVAGGIGFLGIAAGSNYFATKQLEESEQKKKDINSDAMNTPVSNTPTQWDNMPNYIGQNQEPKYPTTQVSNQNSEVTDSQVTVQKNIGDQEISTIDKQSEKKARESDTEIDKINQQLNAEKSIQNLEDSEIYLGSKKKSAKSPFEIISGSVIPATLQTGLNSELPGYATAIVRQNVYDSVSGNFLLVPKGTKIFGKYESKVAYGQKRLLMQWDRLIFTDGSSISLKGMNGTDKEGYSGFEDQIDNHFASLMSGAILMSIIGAGAQLSQPNNQNNGTYPSTQQQVGQTIAGQMGTQIATISGQVVQKNMNIQPTIVIRPGYEFNIMVSKDIILEPIKK
- a CDS encoding TrbG/VirB9 family P-type conjugative transfer protein, translating into MKNKNTILIIVIFCIPRLSIAQEQKNVSTDIPEQIAPYMKKILEDQKKELDKKENEAKEIQKGINKDKAVIVPAINVKKIKNRKNNSSNEDNIEDMYLNDLDRYRKIEKSKPYIKNGTVYYSFGVGEASIICSVLQICDIELEKGEVISNIQIGDSERWIVKVNNSTTSDTSAHILLKPKENKLKSNMIIFTDKRQYNIQLKSVKKKYFSKIAFNYPQEENKLVTVFSDIPEKSLSNYKIRGDSTSWTPEEIRTDGKKTFIKLPEKFFHSPDMPTVYSLDNDGTQAQVNYRILNNWIVVDVSLNKGQLIQGVGLNQKKVIFTKVGTVGIISRIFSNEK
- a CDS encoding VirB8/TrbF family protein, with product MLGIDKKNDNENPYMPYVQAKFEWNERYGSLIRDKKIWQITSIFSVLANIICIISLVIIAFKPKFIPYIVKVTNQGQPIQIERVDANTKIDNAIVIYQLSQFITDIRTITTDGKLKKIMMERVRVYCSQNAFNTVQDYWIKTPPDKTAQIMSISVQIDSVLPLTGSDSWQINWTEIASKNGMQIGSVKWTAILNIGKNTINTEPDYLKNPTGLLIKSISWSQVY
- the trbL gene encoding P-type conjugative transfer protein TrbL codes for the protein MRIIKYLVIVIALCSFKYILAQSSTQATANDFFRVFDGIHDTFFNIARTWQAKAENMAMTLFLYLAIIDVIIFGINCVLKKDDIKQILNGFIYKVIFLGGFVSLMQWLPYLTDPNTGILASFEIAGAKIANLNRLSPTGIVDSGLSIISAIISDSDKATFMSPFTSLMLAFTIIVLMYCFLSIAWELLITKLEAYLLMFGGCFFLAFAGSQFTKQYAFGYLKYSFNIGVKLFFSYLVISVGINISDEILNLINKSNNICGNLYSLLIISATFLTYSTIVKRIPQIANGFISGMSASSGSDSAAAIAGLAAGMTKLAVGGGAGGGGGLGGKVLGGGLAGFASSAGKMIGSAAAKGAGHAHAAGRSFGNAFKANMASDKSTNLQPNAPRAAAKAAMHTVSTAAENISDAMDKSANNIADKAMKMHEENIKSSPFTAKAPPPPPPPTPAAPPKSDNGFFKSSTSNSSNGKTGFFNAKNKS